A genomic window from Streptomyces sp. WMMC940 includes:
- a CDS encoding MFS transporter, whose protein sequence is MTTVAGRPAVGSIAARLERLPHSRWHVKVRFLIGAVTFFEAFDQLLAASALPVLMKEWHLTTGQATLAVTAGSVGMLFGALVAGWAGDVIGRVRTVAVGVAVTALAGLAVALSTGIELFALFRFAQGLGIGGVVPVAATYINEIARSDKRGRFVLLYEMIFPAGLAVATLVAVWVVPNLGWRAMFLIGALPVLLAAVLPRHVAESPRWLLARGRTEEAERVIAAIEAEVVRSTRAPLPEPAAVERDEESARGRLGELFTGRYLRRTTVVSALWFVAYYVNHGISVWLPSLYTGNFGLDLTTALGYTLLSNVTGLLGTLLVALLIDRVGRRPALVTALAGSALALTTLALTGAASGGRVALFASCTTFFVYAINCGLYLYSPELYPTRNRAKGAAFGGLWNRLGVILGPIVVGAVLGAGGSLTLVFAQFAAVAVVGMVIACFAVETKGRTLEELNA, encoded by the coding sequence ATGACGACTGTGGCCGGACGGCCCGCCGTGGGATCCATAGCGGCACGCCTCGAACGTCTGCCGCACTCCCGCTGGCACGTCAAGGTCCGTTTCCTGATCGGCGCCGTCACGTTCTTCGAGGCTTTCGACCAACTGCTCGCCGCCTCCGCGCTCCCCGTCCTCATGAAGGAATGGCATCTCACGACAGGGCAGGCCACCTTGGCCGTGACCGCCGGCTCCGTCGGCATGCTCTTCGGTGCTCTGGTCGCCGGATGGGCGGGGGACGTCATCGGCCGGGTGCGAACGGTCGCGGTGGGGGTCGCCGTCACCGCGCTCGCCGGCCTCGCCGTCGCCCTGTCCACGGGAATCGAGCTCTTCGCGCTCTTCCGCTTCGCCCAGGGCCTGGGCATCGGAGGTGTCGTCCCGGTCGCCGCCACCTACATCAACGAGATCGCACGGTCGGACAAGCGGGGTCGGTTCGTGCTGCTCTACGAGATGATCTTCCCCGCCGGGCTCGCGGTCGCGACCCTGGTCGCCGTGTGGGTCGTGCCCAACCTCGGCTGGCGGGCGATGTTCCTGATCGGCGCGCTGCCCGTGCTGCTCGCCGCCGTGCTGCCCCGCCACGTCGCCGAGTCACCGCGCTGGCTGCTGGCGCGTGGACGGACGGAGGAGGCCGAGCGGGTCATCGCGGCGATCGAGGCGGAGGTCGTCCGTTCCACCCGGGCGCCGCTGCCCGAGCCCGCCGCCGTGGAGAGGGACGAGGAGAGCGCCCGGGGAAGGCTGGGAGAGCTGTTCACCGGGCGGTACCTGAGGCGCACGACGGTCGTCTCGGCCCTGTGGTTCGTCGCGTACTACGTCAACCACGGAATCTCCGTCTGGCTGCCGTCGCTCTACACCGGGAACTTCGGTCTCGACCTGACCACCGCCCTCGGCTACACCCTGCTCAGCAATGTGACCGGGCTGCTCGGCACCCTGCTCGTCGCCCTGCTGATCGACCGGGTCGGCCGCCGGCCGGCGCTGGTGACCGCTCTCGCCGGCAGCGCGCTCGCACTGACCACGCTCGCGTTGACCGGAGCCGCCTCCGGCGGCCGGGTGGCGCTCTTCGCGTCCTGTACGACGTTCTTCGTGTACGCCATCAACTGCGGGCTCTATCTCTACTCCCCCGAGCTGTATCCGACGCGGAACCGCGCGAAGGGAGCGGCCTTCGGCGGGTTGTGGAACCGACTGGGCGTCATCCTGGGCCCGATCGTCGTCGGCGCGGTCCTGGGTGCCGGCGGGAGCCTGACGCTCGTCTTCGCCCAGTTCGCGGCCGTGGCGGTGGTGGGCATGGTCATCGCCTGCTTCGCCGTCGAGACGAAGGGCAGGACGCTGGAGGAGCTCAACGCCTAA
- a CDS encoding SigB/SigF/SigG family RNA polymerase sigma factor, giving the protein MTTPATHLDPAPPAGAPGPGPRGSGFAGLPRIGRATDISPEDARELTRLFLQRLGELEEGTREHQYVRNTLIEMNLSLVRFVANRFRNRGEGEMEDIVQVGTVGLIKAIDRFDLSRAVAFTSFAIPYVQGEIMRYFRDTSWAVHVPRRLQELRVELARARERLVAELDRDPSVEDLAAHLGRTKDEVVEGMVAAAGYRAGSLDTPNADSDDEHAPLAGGRLLPDRIGIDDPGMQLVEDIRALVPHMAELDDRERTILELRFGSEMTQARIGAVLGISQMHVSRLLAGTLAKLRTQMLADG; this is encoded by the coding sequence ATGACGACGCCCGCCACCCACCTGGATCCCGCTCCGCCTGCCGGAGCGCCGGGCCCCGGTCCGAGGGGCAGCGGCTTCGCCGGACTTCCCCGCATCGGCCGTGCCACCGACATCTCGCCCGAGGACGCCCGGGAGCTGACCCGCCTGTTCCTCCAGCGGCTGGGCGAGTTGGAGGAGGGCACGCGGGAGCACCAGTACGTCCGCAACACCCTGATCGAGATGAACCTCTCCCTGGTCAGGTTCGTGGCCAACCGCTTCCGCAACCGTGGCGAGGGGGAGATGGAGGACATCGTGCAGGTCGGGACGGTCGGGCTGATCAAGGCCATCGACCGGTTCGACCTCAGCCGGGCGGTCGCCTTCACCTCCTTCGCCATCCCTTACGTCCAGGGCGAGATCATGAGGTACTTCCGCGACACGTCCTGGGCCGTGCACGTGCCGCGCCGGCTCCAGGAACTGCGCGTCGAACTCGCCAGGGCCAGGGAGCGGCTCGTCGCCGAACTGGACCGCGATCCCAGTGTGGAGGACCTCGCCGCACACCTCGGGCGTACGAAGGACGAGGTCGTCGAGGGCATGGTGGCCGCCGCCGGATACCGGGCCGGCTCGCTGGACACCCCGAACGCCGACAGCGACGACGAGCACGCGCCCCTGGCCGGCGGCCGATTGCTGCCGGACCGGATCGGCATCGACGACCCCGGCATGCAGCTCGTGGAGGACATCCGCGCCCTGGTGCCCCACATGGCCGAACTCGACGACCGCGAGCGCACCATCCTCGAGCTCCGGTTCGGCAGTGAGATGACGCAGGCCCGGATAGGCGCCGTGCTCGGCATCTCCCAGATGCACGTCTCCCGGCTGCTGGCCGGCACCCTGGCCAAGCTGCGTACGCAGATGCTCGCCGACGGATGA
- a CDS encoding NfeD family protein, whose protein sequence is MDLWAIWLVIAAVLIAAEIVTLTVALGMLGGAALITAACAAAGVPLPLQFLVFTVVAVVSVVFVRPRVRRALTPRRERFGVDALVGSTARVVSEVTGTGGRVRIGGEEWTARAYDESLVIPPGAAVDVMEISGATAVVYPRE, encoded by the coding sequence ATGGACCTCTGGGCGATCTGGTTGGTCATCGCTGCGGTGCTGATCGCCGCGGAGATCGTCACGCTGACCGTCGCACTGGGCATGCTGGGCGGGGCCGCACTGATCACCGCGGCGTGCGCCGCGGCAGGAGTGCCGCTGCCCCTCCAGTTCCTGGTCTTCACCGTCGTCGCCGTGGTCAGTGTGGTGTTCGTGCGCCCCCGTGTGCGGCGGGCGCTCACACCGCGGCGCGAACGGTTCGGCGTCGACGCTCTGGTCGGCAGTACCGCCCGGGTCGTCTCCGAGGTGACGGGCACGGGCGGCAGGGTCCGCATCGGCGGTGAGGAATGGACGGCCCGTGCGTACGACGAGTCGCTGGTGATCCCTCCGGGAGCGGCCGTGGACGTCATGGAGATCAGCGGGGCCACCGCAGTCGTCTACCCCCGGGAGTGA
- a CDS encoding cytochrome P450, which translates to MGGETLMRQILDYGSRADPYPLYAELRRTPVSRQEDGSYAVSTYHELLALLHDPRLTSTHADREEAFEGQFPPSFIGMDPPEHDRVRGLAMRQFGPPHSPHRIQDMRGEMEATVRELIDAFPAGGEVDVVDAFAYPFPVTVICRLLGVPHEDEPKFRVWADKLVASIDPRPGEDPSVQLREGAATRRELALYINDLIENGGGRSDGGMLFRLAADHDAEGGPLSRLELVVTAVLLLIAGHETTVNLITNGILTLLRRPDQWERLRREPEIAPRLVEELLRFEPPVQIIPRRGALTDIEIGGVTIPEGAVVALVLASGNRDPKRFTDPDEFDPDRSDIEHLGFGSGVHSCFGAPLARLEAQIALTELVRRLDDPRLLADPPPYRGSAVLRGPRHLPVAFDRVLS; encoded by the coding sequence ATGGGCGGCGAAACCCTGATGCGGCAGATTCTCGACTACGGGAGCCGGGCTGATCCGTATCCCCTGTACGCGGAGCTCCGCAGGACGCCGGTGTCCCGGCAGGAGGACGGCAGCTATGCCGTCAGCACCTATCACGAGCTGCTGGCTCTGCTCCACGATCCGCGCCTCACCTCCACGCACGCGGACCGGGAGGAGGCGTTCGAAGGACAGTTCCCGCCCAGTTTCATCGGTATGGATCCTCCGGAGCACGACCGGGTCCGCGGTCTGGCGATGCGTCAGTTCGGGCCGCCGCACTCGCCGCACCGGATCCAGGACATGCGCGGGGAGATGGAGGCCACCGTGAGGGAGCTGATCGACGCCTTCCCCGCGGGGGGAGAGGTGGATGTGGTCGATGCCTTCGCCTATCCGTTCCCCGTGACCGTCATCTGCCGGCTCCTGGGGGTGCCGCACGAGGACGAGCCGAAGTTCCGCGTCTGGGCCGACAAACTGGTCGCCTCCATCGACCCGCGGCCGGGCGAGGACCCGTCCGTCCAGCTGCGCGAGGGCGCCGCGACCCGACGGGAACTCGCCCTCTACATCAACGACCTCATCGAGAACGGCGGCGGCAGGTCCGACGGCGGCATGCTCTTCCGGCTCGCGGCCGACCACGACGCGGAGGGCGGACCGCTCAGCCGTCTGGAACTCGTGGTCACCGCGGTCCTGCTGCTCATCGCCGGTCACGAGACGACCGTCAACCTGATCACCAACGGCATCCTGACCCTGCTGCGCCGGCCGGACCAGTGGGAGCGGCTGCGCCGGGAGCCGGAGATCGCGCCGCGGCTGGTCGAGGAACTGCTCCGGTTCGAGCCGCCGGTGCAGATCATTCCGCGGCGGGGCGCTCTGACGGACATCGAGATCGGCGGCGTGACGATCCCGGAGGGGGCGGTGGTCGCCCTGGTCCTGGCGTCGGGCAACCGGGACCCGAAGCGTTTCACCGACCCGGACGAGTTCGATCCCGACCGCTCCGACATCGAGCACCTCGGCTTCGGCAGCGGTGTCCACAGCTGCTTCGGCGCACCGCTGGCCCGTCTGGAGGCGCAGATCGCCCTCACCGAACTCGTCCGGCGGCTCGACGACCCCCGCCTCCTCGCCGACCCCCCGCCCTACCGTGGCAGCGCCGTACTGCGCGGACCGAGGCACCTGCCCGTCGCCTTCGACCGCGTCCTGTCCTGA
- a CDS encoding glyoxalase superfamily protein: MDGGDGRSAPAAPGADASSARTPSVPDAARRGEGDEEAVPVLRVADADAALSWYRRLGFVKQWEHRFEPGLPAFVEIARGPLKLFLSEHAGDARPGTLVYLRVRDVDAVADEFGVPVTTAPWAREVELRDPDGNRLRVGTPAE, from the coding sequence GTGGACGGCGGCGACGGTCGGTCCGCTCCCGCGGCCCCCGGAGCGGACGCCTCCTCGGCCCGGACGCCGTCCGTGCCCGACGCGGCGCGAAGGGGGGAGGGGGACGAGGAGGCGGTTCCCGTGCTGCGGGTGGCCGATGCCGACGCCGCACTCTCCTGGTACCGGCGGCTCGGGTTCGTGAAGCAGTGGGAGCACCGGTTCGAACCGGGGCTCCCGGCCTTCGTCGAGATCGCGAGGGGCCCGCTGAAGCTGTTCCTCTCGGAGCACGCCGGCGACGCCCGCCCCGGCACGCTGGTGTATCTGCGGGTACGGGACGTCGACGCCGTCGCTGACGAGTTCGGCGTGCCGGTGACCACCGCTCCATGGGCGCGCGAGGTGGAGCTCCGCGATCCTGACGGCAACCGGCTCCGGGTGGGCACGCCGGCGGAGTGA
- a CDS encoding GAP family protein codes for MAFGEVVFFAVVIALSPFTLIPALFMQFTPQPRATSSAFLTGWVIGIVVPAGACAALASVVQRPAEGHGWVAWARVVLGSLLILFGLRQWLTRHGRPAPGWMRLLADASPSRAFRLGLLLSLANPKILLLSAAAGLTVGAAGAATTSGVTALAVFTVCAASTVALPVLLHLLMGERVLIPLLRVRRWLESRAAGVMAVVIAAIGVLVLFEGVVRL; via the coding sequence GTGGCGTTCGGTGAGGTCGTGTTCTTCGCGGTGGTGATCGCCCTGTCGCCGTTCACCCTCATCCCCGCCCTCTTCATGCAGTTCACCCCGCAGCCCCGGGCCACCAGCAGCGCCTTCCTGACCGGCTGGGTCATCGGAATCGTCGTGCCCGCGGGAGCGTGCGCCGCGCTGGCCTCCGTGGTCCAGCGTCCGGCGGAGGGCCACGGCTGGGTCGCCTGGGCCAGAGTCGTACTCGGCTCGCTCCTGATCCTTTTCGGCCTACGCCAATGGCTGACCAGACACGGCAGGCCCGCACCGGGCTGGATGCGGCTCCTCGCCGACGCGAGCCCGTCCAGGGCGTTCCGGCTCGGGCTGCTGCTGTCGCTGGCCAACCCGAAGATCCTGTTGCTGTCCGCCGCCGCCGGTCTCACGGTCGGTGCGGCCGGGGCCGCCACCACGAGCGGGGTGACGGCCCTCGCGGTGTTCACCGTGTGCGCCGCCAGCACCGTGGCCCTGCCCGTGCTGCTCCATCTGCTCATGGGCGAACGGGTCCTCATCCCGTTGCTGAGGGTCAGACGGTGGCTGGAGAGCCGGGCCGCCGGAGTGATGGCGGTGGTGATCGCCGCCATCGGCGTCCTGGTGCTCTTCGAAGGGGTCGTCAGGCTCTGA
- a CDS encoding heavy-metal-associated domain-containing protein: MTQKHYNVTGMSCGHCVASITEEVREVAGVSEVVVDLAANAVTVHGTGLDDERLRAAIVDAGYGIADPVTA; this comes from the coding sequence ATGACCCAGAAGCACTACAACGTCACCGGTATGAGCTGCGGGCACTGCGTGGCGAGCATCACCGAGGAGGTCCGCGAAGTGGCCGGTGTGAGCGAGGTCGTGGTCGACCTGGCCGCGAACGCCGTCACCGTGCACGGCACCGGCCTCGACGACGAACGGCTCCGCGCCGCCATCGTCGATGCCGGCTACGGGATCGCCGATCCGGTGACCGCGTGA
- a CDS encoding cation diffusion facilitator family transporter, which translates to MGTGHGHRGAHGHDHGHGVTGDSDRRWLSIALVLIVGFMSVEVVIGVVAQSLALISDAAHMLTDAVAIVLALAAMRIAKRPAKGGYTYGLKRVEILSAQVNGLSLILLGAWLSVEAVERLIDPPEVKGGLMLATALAGIAVNVAATWCLSRANRSSLNVEGAYQHILNDLFAFIGTAVAALVVLTTGFARADGIATLVVVALMFRAGYGLLRDSGRIFLEAAPAHVDPDRLGERLAAQRGVREIHDLHIWQITSQEAALSAHVLVEPGDDCHAVRRDLEDLVRRDFGITHTTLQVDHGPETLLQVGAPAGAPGAAGHCADPHGPVHRDGRHGPEDGSYADGTVRASGR; encoded by the coding sequence ATGGGTACGGGTCACGGTCACCGCGGTGCGCACGGTCACGATCACGGTCACGGGGTGACGGGGGACTCGGACAGGCGGTGGCTCTCGATCGCCCTCGTCCTGATCGTGGGCTTCATGTCGGTCGAAGTCGTCATCGGCGTGGTGGCGCAGTCCCTCGCGCTGATCTCCGATGCCGCTCACATGCTCACCGACGCCGTCGCCATCGTCCTCGCGCTCGCGGCGATGCGGATAGCCAAGCGCCCCGCAAAGGGCGGCTACACCTACGGGCTGAAGCGGGTGGAGATCCTCTCCGCACAGGTGAACGGCCTCTCCCTGATCCTGCTGGGCGCCTGGCTGTCGGTCGAGGCCGTCGAGCGGCTCATCGATCCTCCGGAGGTCAAGGGCGGGCTGATGCTCGCCACCGCCCTCGCGGGAATCGCGGTCAATGTGGCCGCCACCTGGTGCCTTTCCCGTGCCAACCGCTCCTCGCTGAACGTCGAGGGCGCCTACCAGCACATCCTGAACGACCTGTTCGCGTTCATCGGCACCGCGGTCGCGGCCCTCGTCGTCCTCACCACGGGCTTCGCACGCGCCGACGGCATCGCGACGCTCGTCGTCGTCGCCCTGATGTTCAGGGCCGGCTACGGGCTGCTCCGCGATTCGGGACGGATCTTCCTCGAGGCGGCGCCCGCCCATGTCGACCCCGACCGGCTCGGTGAGCGACTGGCGGCGCAGCGGGGAGTGCGGGAGATCCACGACCTGCACATCTGGCAGATCACGTCCCAGGAGGCGGCCCTGTCCGCGCATGTGCTCGTCGAACCCGGCGACGACTGCCACGCCGTACGCCGCGATCTCGAGGACCTGGTGCGCCGTGACTTCGGCATCACCCACACCACCCTCCAGGTGGACCACGGTCCGGAGACCCTGCTCCAGGTCGGCGCCCCTGCCGGCGCGCCGGGTGCGGCGGGGCACTGCGCGGACCCGCACGGTCCGGTACACCGCGACGGCCGCCACGGCCCCGAGGACGGCTCGTACGCCGACGGGACGGTTCGCGCGTCGGGACGATGA
- a CDS encoding SPFH domain-containing protein — MEGTALLLGVIVALLAVFTVVRAVRVVPQARARNVERLGRYHRTLQPGLNVVIPYVDRVHPVIDLREQVVSFRPQPVITEDNLVVEIDTVVYFQVTDPRAAAYEIANYLQAVEQLTVTTLRNVVGSMDLEKTLTSRDTINNQLRGVLDEATGKWGLRVNRVEIKAIDPPQSIKDAMEKQMRAERDKRAAILGAEGQRQAQILTAEGEKQSAVLRAEGNRTAEILKAEGQSRAIDEVFQAVHRNDPDPKLLAYQYLQVLPQLAQGPGSTFWVIPGEVTSALQGVSRAFGEVLPRSPATREESSDGAADRKAADDAARAAEAAAEAVADAVQADGGTSRP; from the coding sequence ATGGAAGGCACGGCACTCCTTCTCGGCGTGATCGTCGCGCTCCTGGCGGTCTTCACCGTCGTCCGCGCGGTGCGCGTCGTCCCCCAGGCGCGAGCGCGCAACGTCGAGCGGCTCGGCCGCTACCACCGCACGCTGCAGCCGGGACTCAACGTCGTCATCCCCTACGTCGACCGGGTCCACCCGGTGATCGACCTCCGCGAACAGGTCGTCTCCTTCCGGCCGCAGCCCGTCATCACGGAGGACAACCTGGTCGTGGAGATCGACACCGTCGTGTACTTCCAGGTGACCGATCCACGTGCCGCCGCCTACGAGATCGCGAACTATCTGCAGGCCGTCGAGCAGCTCACCGTCACCACCCTGCGCAACGTCGTGGGGTCGATGGACCTGGAGAAGACCCTCACCTCGCGGGACACCATCAACAACCAGTTGCGCGGTGTACTGGACGAGGCCACCGGGAAGTGGGGGCTGAGGGTCAACCGCGTGGAGATCAAGGCCATCGACCCCCCGCAGTCCATCAAGGACGCGATGGAGAAGCAGATGCGGGCCGAGCGGGACAAGCGGGCCGCGATCCTCGGGGCCGAAGGGCAGCGCCAGGCCCAGATCCTCACCGCGGAGGGCGAGAAGCAGTCCGCCGTCCTCCGGGCGGAGGGCAACCGCACCGCCGAGATCCTGAAGGCCGAGGGCCAGTCCCGGGCCATCGACGAGGTGTTCCAGGCCGTGCACCGCAACGACCCGGACCCCAAACTGCTCGCCTACCAGTACCTGCAGGTACTGCCCCAGCTCGCCCAGGGACCCGGCAGTACGTTCTGGGTCATTCCCGGTGAGGTCACCTCCGCGCTCCAGGGCGTGTCCCGCGCGTTCGGCGAGGTACTGCCCCGATCCCCGGCGACCCGGGAGGAATCCTCCGACGGCGCGGCCGACCGGAAGGCCGCCGACGATGCGGCGCGGGCGGCGGAGGCCGCGGCGGAGGCCGTCGCCGACGCGGTCCAGGCCGACGGCGGCACCTCACGGCCCTGA
- a CDS encoding Pls/PosA family non-ribosomal peptide synthetase — MLAGVLRTEQVPVDGNFFTDLGADSLVMAQFCARVRKRDDLPTVSMKDVYQHPTLEALAASLAPPHPSAAAPADAGGGTGRPVETRLAEVLAGVLRTEQVPVDGNFFTDLGADSLVMAQFCARVRKRDDLPTVSMKDVYRNPTIRGLAADLDLPEAGPGATAGPGRSGASAGGTSAATARPTAGTTVETGPAEAPPRARTWQYVLCGTLQLLFFLGMSFVLALVLASGYEWIRDGSGAVDVYLRSAVFASAGFTALCALSVVGKWLLIGRFRPGRFPVWGLGYLRFWCVKALIRTSPMRLFVGTPLYVLYLRALGARIGRDVAIFSRNVPVCTDLLTVEDGTVIRKDVFFSCYRAHDGVIETGPVTLGREATVSEQTVLDIDTSMGDSAQLGHASSLHGGQHVPAGESWHGSPAQPTTTDFRAVESAPCGGLRKVLYTAAQLLLLIGVYLPLALGGLGLLFAVLPQLDALLTPEPVFTSPGFYLDALIASFVAFFGGLLMALFTVNAVPRLLRLVIRPGRVYPLFGVHHGLQRSLTRMTNVRFFVLLFGDSSAIVHYLRGLGYDLGRVEQTGSNFGSLVKHDSPYLSRVGTGTMVADGLSVINADFSSTSFRFSPASIGSSSFLGNNIVYPARSRAGDNCLLATKVMVPIDGPVREDVGLLGSPSFEIPRTVMRDRRFDHLATGDELRRRLGAKNRHNAITASLYLLMRWIHFYVVALIAMAAVDLYHSHGLVPLALASLITLLFTVVYYALVERIVTRVQPLKPLYCSIYDLSFWRHERFWKLTTHRYMQLFNGTPFKNVVWRLLGVRIGRRVFDDGCSLIERSLVTIGDECTLNAGTVIQCHSQEDGAFKSDQATLGAGVTLGVGAFVHYGTTVGDHSRLAADSFLMKGEEVPAREGWGGNPAREGVAVARVPVCREPSDGRRGALR, encoded by the coding sequence GTGCTGGCGGGCGTCCTGCGCACCGAGCAGGTCCCCGTCGACGGCAACTTCTTCACCGACCTCGGCGCCGACTCCCTCGTCATGGCCCAGTTCTGCGCACGCGTCCGCAAACGGGACGACCTCCCCACCGTGTCGATGAAGGACGTCTACCAGCACCCCACGCTGGAGGCCCTGGCGGCCTCACTGGCCCCCCCGCACCCGTCGGCGGCGGCACCGGCCGACGCCGGAGGCGGCACGGGGAGGCCCGTAGAGACACGGCTCGCCGAGGTGCTGGCGGGCGTCCTGCGCACCGAGCAGGTCCCCGTCGACGGCAACTTCTTCACCGACCTCGGCGCCGACTCCCTCGTCATGGCCCAGTTCTGCGCACGCGTCCGCAAACGGGACGACCTCCCCACCGTGTCGATGAAGGACGTCTACCGCAATCCGACCATCCGCGGCCTGGCCGCGGACCTGGACCTCCCGGAGGCCGGGCCCGGCGCCACGGCCGGCCCCGGGCGGTCCGGTGCCTCCGCCGGGGGGACGTCCGCAGCGACAGCGCGACCCACGGCGGGAACGACGGTCGAGACCGGCCCGGCGGAGGCTCCCCCCAGAGCGCGTACGTGGCAGTACGTGCTGTGCGGGACGCTGCAACTCCTGTTCTTCCTGGGCATGTCCTTCGTCCTGGCCCTCGTCCTGGCGAGCGGGTACGAGTGGATCCGGGACGGCTCGGGGGCCGTCGATGTGTATCTGCGGTCGGCCGTGTTCGCGAGTGCGGGCTTCACTGCCCTGTGCGCGCTCTCGGTCGTCGGCAAGTGGCTGCTGATCGGACGCTTCAGGCCCGGGCGGTTCCCCGTGTGGGGCCTCGGCTATCTGCGCTTCTGGTGCGTGAAGGCCCTCATCCGCACCAGCCCGATGCGTCTGTTCGTCGGCACCCCGCTGTACGTGCTGTATCTGCGGGCACTGGGCGCGAGGATCGGCCGCGATGTCGCGATCTTCTCCCGCAACGTGCCGGTGTGCACCGACCTGCTCACGGTCGAGGACGGCACCGTCATCCGCAAGGACGTGTTCTTCTCCTGCTACCGCGCGCACGACGGCGTGATCGAGACCGGTCCCGTCACCCTCGGGCGCGAAGCGACGGTCAGTGAGCAGACGGTCCTCGACATCGATACGTCGATGGGCGACAGCGCCCAGCTGGGCCATGCCTCCTCGCTGCACGGCGGACAGCACGTGCCGGCGGGTGAGTCCTGGCACGGCTCCCCGGCCCAGCCCACCACCACGGACTTCCGCGCCGTCGAGTCCGCCCCGTGCGGCGGCCTGCGCAAGGTGCTCTACACGGCGGCGCAGCTCCTCCTGCTGATCGGGGTGTACCTGCCCCTGGCGCTGGGCGGTCTCGGCCTGCTGTTCGCCGTACTGCCGCAGCTGGACGCCCTGCTGACTCCCGAGCCGGTCTTCACCAGCCCCGGGTTCTACCTCGATGCGCTGATCGCCTCGTTCGTGGCCTTCTTCGGCGGGCTTCTGATGGCCCTGTTCACCGTGAACGCCGTGCCCCGGCTGCTGCGCCTGGTGATCCGGCCGGGCAGGGTCTACCCCCTGTTCGGAGTCCACCACGGCCTCCAGCGCTCCCTCACACGGATGACCAACGTCAGGTTCTTCGTCCTGCTGTTCGGCGACAGCTCGGCCATCGTCCACTACCTGCGCGGCCTCGGGTACGACCTGGGCCGGGTCGAGCAGACGGGGTCCAACTTCGGCTCGCTGGTCAAGCACGACAGCCCGTACCTGAGCCGGGTCGGCACCGGAACGATGGTCGCCGACGGCCTCTCGGTCATCAACGCCGACTTCTCCAGCACGTCCTTCCGCTTCTCCCCCGCCTCCATCGGATCGAGCAGCTTCCTCGGCAACAACATCGTCTACCCCGCGCGCAGCCGCGCCGGGGACAACTGCCTGCTGGCCACCAAGGTCATGGTGCCCATCGACGGACCGGTCCGGGAGGACGTGGGCCTGCTGGGCTCACCGAGCTTCGAGATCCCGCGCACGGTCATGCGGGACCGGCGGTTCGACCACCTCGCCACCGGCGACGAACTGCGCCGCCGCCTGGGCGCGAAGAACAGGCACAACGCGATCACGGCGTCCCTGTACCTGCTGATGCGCTGGATCCACTTCTACGTCGTCGCCCTCATCGCCATGGCCGCGGTGGACCTGTACCACAGCCACGGTCTGGTGCCGCTCGCGCTGGCGAGCCTGATCACCCTGCTGTTCACCGTCGTCTACTACGCGCTGGTGGAACGGATCGTCACCCGCGTCCAGCCGCTGAAGCCGCTGTACTGCTCGATCTACGACCTGTCCTTCTGGCGTCACGAACGCTTCTGGAAACTGACGACCCACCGCTATATGCAGCTCTTCAACGGCACTCCGTTCAAGAACGTCGTCTGGCGGCTGCTGGGGGTCCGCATCGGCCGTCGGGTCTTCGACGACGGATGCTCGCTGATCGAGCGGTCCCTCGTGACGATAGGCGACGAGTGCACCCTCAATGCCGGCACCGTCATCCAGTGCCACTCCCAGGAGGACGGCGCCTTCAAGTCCGACCAGGCCACACTGGGCGCGGGCGTGACCCTCGGCGTCGGCGCCTTCGTCCACTACGGCACCACGGTCGGCGACCACTCCCGACTCGCCGCCGACTCCTTCCTGATGAAGGGTGAGGAAGTGCCCGCTCGGGAGGGCTGGGGCGGCAACCCGGCCCGGGAGGGCGTCGCCGTTGCGCGGGTGCCCGTCTGCCGCGAGCCGTCGGACGGCCGACGAGGAGCGCTGCGGTGA
- a CDS encoding sigma-70 family RNA polymerase sigma factor gives MISSSLPASCDATEKAPSADESITSWALAARTGDADAGERFVRALHRDVLRYVAHLCGDPQSADDLAQDTFLRALGSLHRFEGRCSARAWLLSIARRAVIDSYRYAAARPRLHDAPDWQLVVERAQPSDVPGFDEGVALHELLAGLSQERREAFVLTQMLGLPYAEAAELSDCPVGTVRSRVARARATLRELLSEAEEPAAPVLAA, from the coding sequence GTGATCTCTTCTTCCCTGCCCGCTTCATGCGACGCGACGGAGAAGGCGCCATCGGCCGACGAGTCGATCACCTCCTGGGCGCTCGCCGCCCGCACCGGTGACGCCGACGCCGGGGAGCGTTTCGTCCGAGCCCTGCACCGCGACGTCCTGCGCTACGTCGCCCATCTGTGCGGCGATCCCCAGTCGGCCGACGACCTCGCCCAGGACACGTTCCTGCGTGCGCTCGGAAGCCTGCACCGGTTCGAAGGACGGTGCTCGGCCCGTGCCTGGCTCCTGTCCATCGCCCGCCGCGCGGTGATCGACAGCTACCGGTACGCGGCCGCGAGGCCCAGACTGCACGACGCACCGGACTGGCAGCTCGTCGTCGAACGTGCCCAGCCGAGCGATGTGCCCGGCTTCGACGAGGGCGTCGCGCTGCACGAGTTGCTGGCGGGTCTGTCGCAGGAGCGACGGGAGGCGTTCGTCCTCACCCAGATGCTCGGGCTGCCCTACGCGGAGGCGGCCGAGCTGAGCGACTGCCCGGTCGGTACGGTGCGCTCCCGCGTGGCCCGTGCCCGGGCGACGCTCAGGGAGTTGCTGAGCGAGGCGGAGGAGCCGGCCGCGCCCGTGCTGGCGGCCTGA